A genomic region of Staphylococcus roterodami contains the following coding sequences:
- a CDS encoding DUF2294 domain-containing protein: protein MNTIDTQTKEQQFSNLVRSYRKEYVGKGPNSIRVSFKDNWAIAHMTGVLSKVESFYLNDKRNESMLHYTRTEKIKQMYKEIDVNEMESLVGAKFVKLFTDIDLNDDEVISIFVFDKSIE, encoded by the coding sequence GTGAATACAATAGATACGCAGACTAAAGAACAACAATTCTCGAATCTAGTGAGATCTTATCGTAAAGAATACGTGGGTAAAGGACCCAATAGTATTCGAGTGTCGTTTAAAGATAATTGGGCGATTGCGCATATGACAGGTGTCTTGAGTAAAGTTGAAAGTTTTTACTTAAACGACAAACGCAATGAATCGATGCTACATTATACACGCACAGAGAAGATTAAACAGATGTATAAAGAAATAGATGTTAATGAGATGGAAAGTCTTGTAGGCGCTAAATTTGTAAAATTATTTACAGATATTGATTTGAATGATGATGAAGTCATTTCGATATTTGTTTTCGATAAGTCAATAGAATAA
- a CDS encoding NAD-dependent formate dehydrogenase, whose protein sequence is MKIVALFPEAVEGQDNQLLNTKKALGLKSFLEERGHEFIILADNGEDLDKHLPDMDVIISAPFYPAYMTRERIEKAPNLKLAITAGVGSDHVDLAAASEHNIGVVEVTGSNTVSVAEHAVMDLLILLRNYEEGHRQSVEGEWNLSQVGNHAHELQHKTIGIFGFGRIGQLVAERLAPFNVTLQHYDPINQQDHKLSKFVSFDELVSTSDAITIHAPLTPETDNLFDKDVLSRMKKHSYLVNTARGKIVNRDALVEALASEHLQGYAGDVWYPQPAPADHPWRTMPRNAMTVHYSGMTLEAQKRIEDGVKDILDRFFNHEPFQDKDIIVASGRIASKSYTAK, encoded by the coding sequence ATGAAAATCGTAGCGTTATTTCCAGAAGCAGTAGAAGGTCAAGACAATCAATTACTTAATACTAAAAAAGCATTAGGATTAAAATCATTTTTAGAGGAAAGAGGACATGAGTTCATTATATTAGCAGATAATGGTGAAGACTTAGATAAACATTTACCAGATATGGATGTGATTATTAGTGCACCATTTTATCCTGCATATATGACTCGTGAACGTATTGAAAAAGCACCGAACTTGAAATTAGCAATTACAGCAGGTGTAGGATCTGACCATGTAGATTTAGCGGCAGCAAGTGAACACAACATTGGTGTCGTTGAAGTTACAGGAAGTAATACAGTTAGTGTGGCAGAACATGCGGTTATGGATTTATTAATACTTCTTAGAAACTATGAAGAAGGTCATCGTCAATCAGTAGAGGGTGAATGGAACTTGTCTCAAGTAGGTAATCATGCGCATGAATTACAACACAAAACAATTGGTATTTTTGGATTTGGACGAATTGGACAACTTGTTGCTGAAAGATTAGCACCATTTAATGTGACATTACAACACTATGATCCAATCAATCAACAAGACCATAAACTGTCTAAATTTGTAAGCTTTGATGAACTTGTTTCAACAAGTGATGCGATTACAATTCATGCACCATTAACACCAGAAACTGATAACTTATTTGATAAAGATGTTTTAAGTCGTATGAAAAAACACAGTTATTTAGTGAATACTGCACGTGGTAAAATTGTAAATCGTGATGCTTTAGTTGAAGCGTTAGCATCTGAGCATTTACAAGGATATGCTGGTGATGTTTGGTATCCACAACCTGCACCTGCTGATCATCCATGGAGAACAATGCCTAGAAATGCTATGACAGTTCACTATTCAGGTATGACTTTAGAAGCACAAAAACGTATTGAAGATGGAGTTAAAGATATTTTAGATCGTTTCTTCAATCATGAACCTTTCCAAGATAAAGATATTATTGTTGCAAGTGGTCGTATTGCTAGTAAAAGTTATACAGCTAAATAG
- a CDS encoding MFS transporter: MKRLSMTLKVRLISNFLQLIITTAFIPFIALYLTDMLSQSIVGIYLVGLVVLKFPLSIISGYLIEIFPKKLLVLIYQATMVIMLVLMGMFGSHQLWQIIGFCVAYAIFTIVWGLQFPVMDTLIMDAITEDVEHYIYKLSYWITNLSVAIGALLGGLMYGYNMLLLFLIAACIFLIVLIILYIWLPQDREQVRRSDDYRHVSSYQNLQIMKIFRSYKLVLKDRNYMLLISGFSIIMMGEFSISSYIAIRLKDQFETISIGSYEITGAKMLAILLMINTVGVILLTYFISKVVLKIDFKIALITGLLIYIVGYSGLTYLNQFGLLLVFMIVATVGEIIYSPIVSEQRFKIIPKAKRGTYSAVNALGIHISETLARLGIVLGAFLTSLQMGLYMFIVLTIGAIMLVAGISGGQKQSNTD; this comes from the coding sequence ATGAAACGCTTAAGTATGACTTTGAAAGTACGATTGATTAGTAATTTTTTACAGCTGATTATTACGACGGCATTCATACCGTTTATAGCATTGTATTTAACAGACATGTTAAGTCAATCAATTGTTGGCATATACCTTGTTGGTTTAGTAGTTCTAAAATTTCCATTGTCCATTATATCTGGTTATCTTATTGAGATATTTCCGAAAAAGTTGCTAGTACTTATTTATCAGGCGACGATGGTTATTATGCTTGTGTTAATGGGCATGTTTGGATCTCATCAGTTGTGGCAAATCATTGGCTTTTGCGTTGCATATGCCATATTTACAATTGTTTGGGGATTACAATTTCCAGTTATGGACACATTAATTATGGATGCAATTACCGAAGACGTGGAACATTATATTTATAAGCTTAGCTACTGGATTACGAACTTATCGGTAGCTATTGGGGCATTGTTAGGCGGTTTGATGTATGGCTATAACATGTTACTACTTTTTTTAATAGCGGCTTGTATATTTTTAATTGTACTGATTATTTTATATATTTGGTTACCTCAAGACCGAGAGCAAGTAAGGCGAAGTGATGACTACAGACATGTAAGTAGTTATCAAAACTTACAAATTATGAAAATATTTCGTAGTTATAAATTAGTTTTAAAAGACCGTAATTACATGTTATTGATTTCGGGATTCAGTATCATCATGATGGGTGAATTTTCAATTTCTTCATACATTGCTATTAGACTAAAGGATCAGTTTGAAACAATAAGCATAGGTTCATATGAAATTACTGGTGCTAAGATGTTAGCAATCTTGCTAATGATTAATACGGTCGGCGTCATTTTACTCACGTATTTTATCTCGAAAGTTGTATTGAAAATAGATTTTAAAATAGCTTTAATAACAGGTTTATTGATTTATATTGTCGGCTATAGTGGTCTAACTTATCTTAATCAGTTTGGCTTATTACTAGTCTTTATGATAGTCGCAACTGTAGGTGAAATTATTTATTCACCTATAGTTTCAGAACAACGTTTTAAAATTATTCCTAAAGCTAAAAGGGGGACTTATAGTGCTGTTAATGCATTAGGTATTCATATATCAGAAACACTAGCTAGGTTAGGGATTGTGTTGGGTGCTTTCTTAACATCATTACAAATGGGACTGTATATGTTTATAGTGTTAACAATTGGTGCTATCATGCTCGTTGCTGGTATATCCGGGGGACAAAAACAATCGAATACAGATTGA
- a CDS encoding thioester reductase domain-containing protein, translating to MSYETLQHYVNKIARILTSKGIVRGQRIALLAERSFEMIAAMLAAVKVGASYVPIDTDCPKKRRETILEDAQIVAVMTYGVDINTTLPVIDLENVKCQHQPSENDYSDRVSCDQDYEICTEGDDNQDRLKGTNQYGRTSDEVRDNQYSHNSEGIRDNQGEEAPDVQDCKVTDNHSCGEMMLDNEMYVIYTSGTTGVPKGVAVSQRNLLNLVYAWSHELQLQDAEVFLQHANIIFDASVMEIYCCLLNGHTLVISNKAQRVDPEQLQQLITKHHITVASIPLQMCSMMGDFYIEKLITGGATSTPSFVNYIEHHCSTYYNAYGPSESTVITSYWSHQCADKVPETIPIGKPLSNIQVYIMSDGLLCGVGMPGELCVAGDSLALGYINRPELTADKWQDNPFGKGKLYHSGDLARYTPDGQIEFLGRIDKQVKVNGYRIELDEIENTMLAIHGVSDCVVTVKHFDTHDILNAYYVGQPNIEQDVKHHLLEHLPKYMVPKTVTHINHMPLTANDKVDKSQLPEPSILQQNGKTDSEAANETEQTFINVFETVLKQNHIGVDDDFFELGGNSLEAMLVVSRLKALGRHLSMQTLYQYKTVKRIVKYMHQCQQVEVTLPKDYSELQQMVESHYCMGVFEHSMERGTLGNVLLTGATGFLGAYLIEALQGYNNRIYCFIRADDNDDARDKLLTNLNYYFSEETVEKMLSNIEVIVGDLEHMNEVSLTETIDTIIHAGARTNHFGDDTEFEKVNVQGTIDVIHMARQHQAKLIYISTISVGTYFDVATEEITFSEADVYKGQLLTSPYTRSKFYSEIKVLEAVKDGLDGRIIRVGNLTSPYKGRWNMRNIKTNRFSIVMNDLLQLDCLSDGLAETPVDLSFVDTTARQIVALAKLNMSLIIYHVLSPHKMTMKSLLENVKCKEINIVSDRHFEQMLHKHQMYETIGLTSVDIGQQLATIDAEKTLSIMKDIGEQWPTMTSDWLCHWAQYIQTIFNK from the coding sequence ATGTCATATGAAACTTTGCAGCATTATGTTAATAAAATTGCACGAATACTCACTTCAAAAGGTATTGTTCGAGGGCAACGCATAGCATTGTTAGCTGAACGAAGCTTTGAAATGATTGCAGCCATGCTAGCAGCCGTGAAGGTGGGTGCGTCATATGTACCGATTGATACTGATTGTCCGAAAAAGCGGCGTGAAACAATTTTAGAGGATGCTCAAATTGTAGCAGTCATGACTTATGGTGTGGATATTAATACGACATTACCTGTCATTGATTTAGAAAATGTTAAATGTCAACATCAACCGAGTGAAAATGATTATAGTGATAGAGTGAGTTGTGATCAAGATTATGAAATATGTACTGAAGGAGACGACAACCAAGACCGTTTAAAAGGGACCAATCAATATGGTCGTACATCCGACGAAGTGCGAGATAATCAATATAGTCATAATTCTGAGGGAATTCGAGATAATCAAGGTGAAGAAGCGCCTGACGTTCAAGATTGTAAAGTGACAGATAACCATAGTTGTGGCGAAATGATGTTGGATAACGAGATGTACGTAATCTATACATCTGGAACGACGGGTGTTCCTAAAGGTGTTGCTGTAAGTCAACGTAATTTATTGAATTTAGTATATGCATGGTCACACGAATTGCAATTACAAGATGCAGAAGTATTCCTGCAGCATGCAAATATAATTTTTGATGCATCAGTTATGGAAATATACTGTTGTCTGCTAAATGGTCACACACTTGTAATATCTAATAAAGCACAACGTGTTGATCCAGAACAATTACAGCAACTTATTACTAAACATCACATTACGGTTGCATCGATTCCTTTGCAAATGTGCAGTATGATGGGTGACTTTTATATTGAAAAATTAATTACTGGTGGTGCAACGAGTACGCCATCATTTGTGAACTATATTGAGCATCATTGTAGCACTTATTACAATGCATATGGACCATCGGAATCAACAGTCATTACATCGTATTGGTCACATCAATGTGCTGATAAAGTTCCTGAAACCATTCCAATTGGTAAACCATTATCAAATATTCAAGTTTATATCATGTCAGATGGATTATTATGTGGTGTTGGTATGCCTGGTGAATTGTGTGTCGCAGGAGATAGTTTGGCGCTAGGGTATATTAATCGCCCAGAGTTAACTGCTGATAAATGGCAAGATAATCCATTTGGTAAAGGAAAACTTTATCATAGTGGTGATTTAGCAAGATATACACCAGACGGACAGATTGAATTTTTAGGAAGAATAGATAAACAAGTGAAAGTGAATGGCTATCGTATTGAATTAGATGAAATTGAAAATACGATGCTTGCTATTCATGGTGTATCTGATTGTGTTGTAACAGTAAAGCACTTTGATACACATGATATATTAAATGCATATTATGTGGGCCAACCAAATATTGAGCAAGATGTGAAGCATCATTTATTGGAACATTTACCTAAGTATATGGTTCCAAAAACTGTCACTCATATTAATCATATGCCTTTAACAGCGAATGATAAAGTAGATAAGTCACAATTGCCAGAACCATCAATTTTACAACAAAATGGCAAGACGGATAGTGAAGCTGCTAATGAAACTGAACAAACATTTATAAATGTTTTTGAAACAGTGTTAAAGCAGAATCATATTGGTGTAGATGATGACTTTTTTGAACTAGGTGGAAATTCATTGGAAGCCATGCTCGTTGTTTCTCGTTTGAAAGCATTAGGACGTCATTTATCAATGCAAACTTTGTATCAGTATAAAACGGTAAAACGTATCGTTAAATATATGCATCAATGTCAACAAGTGGAAGTAACGTTGCCAAAAGATTATTCGGAATTACAACAAATGGTTGAATCTCATTATTGTATGGGTGTTTTTGAGCATAGTATGGAGCGAGGTACACTTGGAAATGTGCTGTTGACAGGTGCTACAGGATTTTTAGGTGCATACTTAATTGAAGCGCTTCAAGGATATAATAATCGTATTTATTGTTTTATACGTGCGGATGATAATGATGATGCACGGGATAAATTGCTGACGAATTTGAACTATTATTTTTCAGAAGAAACAGTTGAAAAAATGTTATCTAATATAGAGGTTATTGTAGGTGACCTTGAACATATGAACGAGGTATCATTGACGGAAACAATAGATACCATTATTCATGCAGGCGCCCGTACGAATCACTTTGGTGATGATACAGAATTTGAAAAAGTTAATGTTCAAGGTACTATTGACGTCATCCATATGGCACGTCAACATCAAGCGAAGTTAATTTATATATCAACGATAAGTGTGGGAACTTATTTTGATGTGGCTACTGAAGAAATAACGTTTTCAGAAGCGGATGTTTACAAAGGACAATTACTGACATCGCCTTATACACGAAGTAAATTTTACAGTGAGATAAAAGTATTAGAAGCTGTAAAAGATGGTCTCGATGGACGAATTATACGTGTTGGTAATTTGACAAGTCCTTATAAGGGACGATGGAACATGAGAAATATAAAAACAAATCGTTTTTCGATTGTAATGAATGACCTGTTACAACTAGATTGTTTAAGTGACGGTTTAGCTGAAACACCTGTTGATTTATCATTTGTGGATACGACGGCAAGGCAAATTGTTGCATTAGCAAAATTAAACATGTCACTGATTATTTATCATGTTTTATCACCACATAAAATGACGATGAAATCTCTGCTAGAAAATGTTAAGTGCAAAGAGATAAATATCGTCAGTGACAGGCATTTTGAGCAAATGTTACACAAACATCAAATGTACGAAACAATCGGCCTAACAAGTGTTGATATTGGACAACAACTTGCGACGATTGATGCAGAAAAGACGTTAAGCATAATGAAAGACATCGGTGAACAGTGGCCAACAATGACTAGCGATTGGCTTTGTCATTGGGCACAATATATCCAAACAATATTCAATAAGTAA
- a CDS encoding 4'-phosphopantetheinyl transferase superfamily protein codes for MTVFVMQLQSNLKSIEELISQSRWSYKKPRTVNYRYNQDKLMHRLGDILLQYGIQHDTGLLPHEWHYHISSRGKAEIVQHHSDGPSIHVSLSYSYPYIVCVVDTQPVGIDIEKISDRLDWRTLVTCFSTNEAHQICSLNDFYQIWTQKESFTKLIGEGLIKGLDVYDMTQSHFYQAREVKFKQFMFDRFMVQVCFIGQAPWGYKKLSIFQLLSS; via the coding sequence ATGACAGTATTTGTAATGCAATTACAGAGTAACTTGAAAAGTATTGAAGAATTAATATCACAAAGTCGTTGGTCATATAAAAAACCGCGAACAGTCAACTATAGATACAATCAAGATAAACTCATGCACAGATTGGGAGATATTTTACTGCAATACGGAATTCAACATGATACAGGTTTGTTACCGCATGAATGGCATTATCACATTTCTTCAAGAGGGAAGGCAGAGATCGTTCAACATCATAGCGATGGTCCATCTATTCATGTGAGCTTGTCGTATAGTTATCCTTATATTGTGTGCGTCGTAGATACACAACCGGTTGGAATTGATATCGAAAAAATTTCAGATCGCTTAGATTGGCGTACATTAGTAACGTGTTTTTCTACAAATGAAGCACACCAAATATGTAGTTTAAATGATTTTTACCAAATTTGGACGCAAAAAGAAAGTTTCACTAAGTTAATTGGCGAAGGATTAATCAAAGGATTGGATGTTTATGATATGACCCAGTCACACTTTTATCAAGCGCGTGAAGTGAAATTTAAGCAATTTATGTTTGATCGTTTTATGGTACAAGTATGCTTTATCGGACAAGCGCCTTGGGGTTATAAAAAATTATCTATTTTTCAATTGTTGAGTAGTTAA
- a CDS encoding YagU family protein: MGLFIYAGIIGGLLSGIVKLGWEVMFPPRTPERNATNPPQELLQQLGFSSDFTHQTYTFSNMELPWVSFIVHFSFSIVIAIIYCILVKRYAYLAMGQGAVFGIAIWILFHIIIMPIMHTVPAPWDQPFQEHASELFGHVVWMMTIELVRQHFVYRYKLD; encoded by the coding sequence ATTGGCTTGTTTATTTATGCCGGAATTATTGGTGGTTTGTTATCTGGAATTGTTAAGTTAGGCTGGGAGGTCATGTTTCCACCTCGTACACCAGAACGAAATGCAACGAATCCACCTCAAGAGTTATTGCAACAATTAGGATTTAGCAGCGACTTTACTCATCAAACATATACATTTTCAAATATGGAGTTACCTTGGGTGAGCTTTATTGTTCATTTTAGTTTTTCTATCGTTATAGCGATTATTTATTGTATTTTAGTTAAAAGATATGCTTACTTAGCAATGGGACAAGGTGCTGTCTTTGGTATTGCAATATGGATTCTTTTCCATATCATCATTATGCCAATTATGCATACTGTACCAGCTCCATGGGATCAACCATTCCAAGAACATGCTTCTGAATTATTTGGTCATGTTGTGTGGATGATGACCATTGAACTAGTACGACAACATTTTGTCTATCGCTATAAATTGGATTAG
- the argB gene encoding acetylglutamate kinase, producing MNFIVIKIGGSTLSDMHPSIINNIKHLKSQNIHPIIVHGGGPFINEALSSHNIEPHFIDGLRVTDKLTMDITKRTLIAEVNTALVATFNQHGCPAIGLNGLDAQLFEIKPYNQQYGYVGIPTTLNKETLNYLSAQYVPIINSIGYSYHNNAFYNINADTLAYFIASSLEVPIYVLSNIAGVIIQDSVLSKLPISNIKQYIHCGDIYGGMIPKVLDAKNAIENGCPKVIIASGRKPNIIEKIYHDNFVGTTIC from the coding sequence ATGAACTTTATTGTCATTAAAATTGGTGGCAGTACGCTTAGTGACATGCATCCATCAATTATTAACAATATTAAGCATTTAAAATCGCAAAACATTCACCCAATTATCGTGCATGGTGGTGGTCCATTTATTAATGAAGCATTATCAAGTCATAATATTGAACCGCATTTTATTGATGGTTTAAGAGTAACCGATAAATTAACAATGGATATTACAAAGCGAACTTTAATTGCAGAAGTTAACACCGCATTAGTTGCAACATTTAACCAACACGGTTGTCCAGCAATTGGTTTAAATGGTCTCGACGCACAATTATTTGAGATTAAACCATATAACCAACAATATGGATATGTAGGTATTCCTACTACCTTAAATAAAGAAACCTTAAATTACTTAAGTGCTCAATATGTCCCTATCATTAACTCAATTGGCTATAGCTATCATAACAATGCTTTTTATAACATCAATGCAGATACACTTGCCTATTTCATCGCGTCATCATTAGAAGTGCCGATTTATGTCCTCAGTAATATTGCAGGCGTAATTATTCAAGATTCTGTACTATCAAAATTGCCAATTAGTAATATTAAGCAGTATATTCATTGTGGTGATATATACGGTGGCATGATTCCCAAAGTACTTGATGCTAAAAATGCTATTGAAAATGGATGTCCTAAAGTTATAATTGCATCTGGTAGAAAACCAAATATTATTGAAAAAATTTATCATGACAACTTTGTTGGTACAACGATATGTTAA
- the argJ gene encoding bifunctional glutamate N-acetyltransferase/amino-acid acetyltransferase ArgJ → MKQQETTLQEHNFSIIKHGDISTPRGFTAGGMHIGLRANKKDFGWIYSTSLASAAAVYTLNQFKAAPLVITEATLEKSKGKLQALVVNSANANSCTGKQGIDDARQTQKWTAQQLHIPSEYVAVASTGVIGEYLPMDKIKYGTEHIKDTDYAKSEAFNEAILTTDTCTKHIAVSLKIDNQTITIGGTAKGSGMIHPNMATMLAFITTDATIETDTLHQLLKSTTDHTFNMITVDGDTSTNDMVLVMANHQVKHQTLNSNHPQWQTFVDAFHFVCTFLAKAIARDGEGATKLITVNVSGAKSISEARRIGKTIVSSSLVKSAIFGEDANFGRIITAIGYSRCKIEPNQTYVQLNHIPVVDKGMAVLFDEQAMSNTLTKENIIIDVQLGLGDASATAYGCDLSYDYVRINASYRT, encoded by the coding sequence ATGAAACAACAAGAAACGACATTACAAGAACATAATTTTTCAATAATCAAGCATGGGGATATCAGTACACCTAGAGGATTCACTGCTGGCGGTATGCATATTGGTTTACGTGCTAATAAAAAAGATTTCGGTTGGATTTATTCCACCTCATTAGCTAGTGCAGCTGCGGTTTATACTTTAAATCAATTCAAAGCTGCGCCACTCGTTATTACCGAAGCAACACTTGAGAAGTCCAAAGGTAAATTACAAGCCCTTGTTGTTAACTCAGCTAACGCAAATTCTTGTACAGGTAAGCAAGGTATAGATGATGCAAGACAAACACAAAAATGGACTGCACAGCAACTTCACATACCGTCTGAGTATGTTGCTGTTGCTTCAACGGGTGTTATTGGCGAATATTTACCTATGGATAAAATTAAGTATGGGACAGAACATATTAAAGATACCGACTATGCTAAGTCTGAAGCTTTTAATGAGGCTATTTTAACTACGGATACATGTACAAAGCATATCGCTGTGTCACTTAAAATTGATAATCAAACAATTACGATTGGTGGAACCGCTAAAGGTTCTGGCATGATTCATCCAAACATGGCTACCATGCTCGCATTTATTACAACAGATGCCACGATTGAAACAGATACACTACACCAATTATTAAAATCTACGACAGATCATACATTTAATATGATTACAGTAGATGGTGATACTAGTACAAATGATATGGTGTTAGTCATGGCAAATCACCAAGTTAAACATCAAACGTTAAATTCTAATCATCCACAATGGCAAACTTTTGTTGATGCATTCCACTTTGTTTGCACATTTTTAGCTAAAGCTATTGCCAGAGATGGCGAAGGCGCAACAAAGTTAATCACAGTGAATGTTTCAGGCGCAAAATCTATATCAGAAGCTAGAAGAATTGGTAAAACAATCGTAAGCTCAAGCCTTGTCAAATCAGCTATTTTTGGTGAAGATGCTAATTTTGGACGAATCATTACAGCTATCGGTTATAGCAGATGTAAGATTGAACCAAATCAAACTTATGTTCAACTTAACCATATTCCTGTAGTTGATAAAGGTATGGCTGTATTATTTGATGAACAAGCTATGTCAAATACATTAACTAAAGAAAATATCATCATAGATGTCCAGCTCGGTTTAGGTGATGCATCAGCCACGGCTTACGGATGTGACTTATCCTATGATTATGTACGCATCAATGCGTCATATCGTACGTAA
- the argC gene encoding N-acetyl-gamma-glutamyl-phosphate reductase, which translates to MIKVGIVGGSGYGAIELIRLLQTHPQVNIAHIYSHSKVDEPLKLTFPHLQHIIQHFEALTVENNDCDVIFFATPAPVSKTCIPPLVEKGIHVIDLSGAFRIKNREVYETYYKESAASQDDLDHAIYSISEWQSFDNNGTKLISNPGCFPTATLLALHPLISEKIIDLSSIIIDAKTGVSGAGRSLSQRVHFSEMNENLSAYAIGNHKHKPEIEQYLSTVAGQDVSVIFTPHLVPMTRGILSTIYVKLTSKYTTESLHKLMTSYYANQPFVRIRDIGSFPTTKEVLGSNYCDIGIYVDESTQTAILISVIDNLVKGASGQAIQNLNQLYGLDITTGLRQSPVYP; encoded by the coding sequence ATGATTAAAGTAGGTATTGTTGGCGGCAGCGGTTATGGAGCAATTGAATTAATTCGATTATTGCAGACACACCCCCAAGTAAATATTGCACATATCTATTCACATTCAAAAGTAGACGAACCGTTGAAATTAACGTTTCCACATTTACAACATATCATTCAACATTTCGAAGCACTTACAGTTGAAAACAATGATTGTGATGTGATTTTCTTTGCTACACCCGCACCTGTGAGTAAAACATGCATCCCTCCTTTAGTCGAAAAAGGTATTCATGTTATCGATTTATCCGGTGCGTTTAGAATTAAAAATCGTGAAGTATATGAAACATATTACAAAGAATCAGCTGCATCTCAAGATGACTTAGATCATGCTATCTATAGTATTTCAGAATGGCAATCATTTGATAACAATGGTACAAAACTGATTTCTAATCCAGGTTGCTTCCCTACAGCAACCTTACTAGCATTACATCCGCTGATTAGTGAAAAAATTATAGATTTGTCATCTATCATTATCGATGCTAAAACTGGCGTATCAGGTGCTGGTCGTTCATTATCTCAACGTGTTCATTTTTCAGAAATGAATGAAAATCTAAGCGCTTATGCAATCGGTAACCATAAGCACAAACCAGAAATCGAACAATATTTATCGACAGTAGCTGGTCAAGATGTCTCAGTTATATTCACACCGCATCTTGTACCTATGACACGTGGTATTCTATCAACAATTTATGTCAAATTAACCTCTAAATATACGACTGAATCATTACATAAATTAATGACTTCTTATTATGCTAATCAACCATTTGTCAGAATTAGAGATATCGGTAGTTTCCCAACAACTAAAGAGGTACTCGGTAGTAATTACTGTGATATCGGTATTTACGTAGACGAATCGACACAAACAGCAATATTAATATCAGTGATTGATAACCTTGTTAAAGGGGCAAGTGGACAGGCTATTCAAAACTTAAATCAATTGTATGGTCTTGATATCACTACTGGTCTAAGACAATCACCAGTTTATCCATAA